From Rhizorhabdus wittichii RW1, a single genomic window includes:
- a CDS encoding protein of unknown function DUF736 (PFAM: protein of unknown function DUF736~KEGG: atc:AGR_pTi_217 hypothetical protein), with protein sequence MNIGSIAKNAAGHLVGRVSTLTVELTIALRPVHSANPNAPKFEVMALSAARAWVRVGALFELASRESGLIFYNGKIEDPSFAQPLYVSLFQQQDGSYNVVWSRPSRRRELPAEMAMPADDGLPPLPGDDASQAGQREPEGLGASTAGDDFGGDDAQAPAQGRRGRCQRAVETAD encoded by the coding sequence ATGAACATCGGTTCCATCGCCAAGAACGCCGCCGGCCACCTCGTCGGCCGTGTCTCCACCCTGACCGTCGAGCTCACCATCGCGCTGCGCCCGGTCCACTCGGCCAATCCCAATGCGCCCAAGTTCGAAGTGATGGCGCTGTCGGCGGCGCGCGCCTGGGTCCGTGTCGGCGCGCTGTTCGAGCTCGCCTCGCGCGAGAGCGGCCTCATCTTCTACAACGGCAAGATCGAGGACCCGAGCTTCGCCCAGCCGCTCTATGTCTCGCTGTTCCAGCAGCAGGACGGCTCCTACAATGTCGTCTGGTCGCGCCCCTCGCGCCGCCGCGAACTCCCCGCCGAAATGGCGATGCCCGCCGATGACGGCCTGCCGCCGCTGCCGGGCGACGACGCCTCCCAGGCCGGACAGCGCGAGCCCGAGGGGCTGGGCGCCTCGACCGCCGGCGACGATTTTGGCGGCGATGACGCGCAGGCGCCGGCTCAGGGCCGCCGCGGCCGCTGCCAGCGCGCGGTCGAAACCGCCGACTGA
- a CDS encoding protein of unknown function DUF736 (PFAM: protein of unknown function DUF736~KEGG: atc:AGR_pTi_217 hypothetical protein) — protein sequence MNIGSIAKNAAGHLVGRVSTLTVELTIALRPVHSANPNAPKFEVMALSAARAWVRVGALFELASRESGLIFYNGKIEDPSFAQPLYVSLFQQQDGSYNVVWSRPSRRRELPAEMAMPADDGLPPLPGEEASQAGQSEPDGLGTSSAPPAFAD from the coding sequence ATGAACATCGGTTCCATCGCCAAGAACGCCGCCGGCCACCTCGTCGGCCGTGTGTCCACCCTGACCGTCGAGCTCACCATCGCGCTGCGCCCGGTCCACTCGGCCAATCCCAATGCGCCCAAGTTCGAAGTGATGGCGCTGTCGGCGGCGCGCGCCTGGGTCCGTGTCGGCGCATTGTTCGAGCTCGCCTCGCGCGAGAGCGGCCTTATCTTCTACAACGGCAAGATCGAGGACCCGAGCTTCGCCCAGCCGCTCTATGTCTCGCTGTTCCAGCAGCAGGACGGCTCCTACAATGTGGTCTGGTCGCGCCCCTCGCGCCGCCGCGAACTCCCCGCCGAAATGGCGATGCCCGCCGATGACGGCCTGCCGCCGCTGCCGGGCGAAGAGGCCTCCCAGGCCGGACAGAGCGAACCCGATGGGCTGGGCACCAGCTCGGCTCCGCCTGCCTTCGCCGACTGA
- a CDS encoding Catalase (PFAM: Catalase domain protein~KEGG: rpc:RPC_3625 catalase), which yields MPRKPATDKDVLVPADIAPGKPVSGESRQKASPVPADAQLSESYAEKQGDGGETHQVAADGAPVLTTGHGAPVADDQNSLKQGARGPTLLEDFHFREKIFHFDHERIPERVVHARGYGAHGFFELTDSLADVTRADIFQRVGERTPAFVRFSTVAGSKGSFDLARDVRGFAVKLYTKEGNWDLVGNNIPVFFIQDAIKFPDLVHAAKPEPDRAFPQAQTAHDNFWDFISLTPESMHMIMWAMSDRAIPRSFRTMEGFGVHTFRLVSAEGKSTFVKFHWKPKQGLQSVLWNEAVKINGADPDFHRRDLWEAINGGDFPEWELGVQLFDQAFADQFDFDVLDATKIIPEEILPVRVVGRLVLDRVVDNFFAETEQVAFCTQNVVPGIDFTNDPLLQGRNFSYLDTQLKRLGSPNFTHIPINAPKCPVAHFQQDGHMAMTNPRGRVNYEPNSWGATLGGPREDPVRGFRSFAEEADGAKLRIRPESFADHYSQARQFYVSQEPIEQKHIADALVFELSKVERPDIRARVVSHLINIDDGLAGTVADGLGLPELPAPAQAAQPTRGDLPPSEALSIVKNGPPSFKGRKLGILLSDGADAALFGGLVKALDKVGAVYDVIAPKIGGVTLDDGTKVAAKQKIDGGPSVLFDAVAIVVSADGAALLADDAATQDFVRDAFGHCKYIGLTLDAQPIFANAGILEKLDDACIELGAAKDATAFVDTIAALRFWPRELKVDLDAK from the coding sequence ATGCCCAGGAAACCCGCGACCGACAAAGATGTGCTCGTTCCTGCCGACATTGCGCCTGGCAAGCCCGTCTCGGGAGAGTCGCGGCAGAAGGCCTCGCCGGTGCCCGCCGACGCACAGCTGTCGGAAAGCTATGCTGAAAAACAGGGAGACGGCGGTGAGACCCACCAGGTCGCAGCCGACGGCGCGCCGGTGCTCACCACGGGCCATGGCGCTCCGGTCGCCGACGACCAGAACAGCCTGAAGCAGGGTGCGCGCGGCCCGACGCTGCTCGAGGACTTCCACTTTCGCGAGAAGATCTTCCACTTCGACCATGAGCGGATCCCCGAGCGCGTGGTCCATGCCCGCGGCTATGGCGCGCACGGCTTTTTCGAGCTGACCGACAGCCTGGCGGACGTGACCCGCGCCGACATCTTCCAGCGCGTTGGCGAGCGCACGCCGGCCTTCGTGCGCTTCTCGACCGTGGCGGGCTCGAAGGGTTCGTTCGATCTCGCGCGCGATGTGCGCGGCTTCGCCGTCAAGCTCTATACCAAGGAAGGCAACTGGGACCTGGTCGGCAACAACATCCCGGTCTTCTTCATCCAGGATGCGATCAAGTTTCCCGACCTCGTCCATGCGGCAAAGCCCGAGCCTGACCGCGCCTTCCCGCAGGCGCAGACCGCCCATGACAATTTCTGGGATTTCATCAGCCTGACGCCCGAGTCCATGCACATGATCATGTGGGCCATGTCGGACCGGGCGATCCCGCGCTCGTTCCGCACGATGGAGGGCTTTGGCGTCCATACCTTCCGGCTCGTCAGCGCCGAGGGCAAGTCGACCTTCGTCAAGTTCCACTGGAAGCCCAAGCAGGGCCTGCAGTCGGTGCTGTGGAACGAGGCGGTCAAGATCAACGGCGCCGACCCGGACTTCCATCGTCGCGATCTGTGGGAAGCGATCAATGGCGGCGACTTTCCCGAATGGGAGCTCGGCGTCCAGCTGTTCGACCAGGCCTTTGCCGACCAGTTCGATTTCGACGTGCTCGATGCGACCAAGATCATTCCGGAAGAGATCCTGCCCGTCCGGGTCGTGGGCCGTCTGGTGCTTGACCGGGTCGTCGACAATTTCTTCGCCGAGACCGAACAGGTCGCCTTCTGCACGCAGAATGTCGTGCCCGGCATCGACTTCACCAACGACCCGCTGCTCCAGGGGCGTAATTTCTCCTACCTCGATACGCAGCTCAAGCGCCTGGGCTCGCCCAACTTCACTCATATCCCGATCAACGCGCCCAAATGCCCCGTGGCCCATTTCCAGCAGGACGGGCACATGGCGATGACCAACCCCCGGGGGCGGGTCAATTATGAGCCCAACAGCTGGGGTGCGACGCTCGGCGGACCGCGCGAGGATCCGGTCCGGGGGTTCCGGAGCTTCGCCGAGGAGGCTGATGGCGCCAAGCTGCGCATCCGCCCGGAAAGCTTTGCCGATCACTACAGCCAGGCCCGGCAATTCTATGTGAGCCAGGAGCCGATCGAGCAGAAGCATATCGCCGATGCCCTGGTTTTCGAGCTCAGCAAGGTCGAACGGCCGGACATTCGCGCCCGTGTCGTCTCGCACCTGATCAACATCGACGACGGCCTGGCCGGCACCGTCGCGGACGGCCTGGGCCTTCCCGAATTGCCCGCGCCCGCACAGGCCGCGCAGCCGACCCGGGGCGACTTGCCCCCGTCCGAAGCACTGTCGATCGTGAAGAACGGACCGCCGAGCTTCAAGGGGCGCAAGCTGGGCATTCTCCTGAGCGACGGCGCCGATGCCGCGCTGTTTGGCGGCCTCGTCAAGGCGCTCGACAAGGTGGGCGCGGTCTATGACGTGATCGCTCCCAAGATCGGCGGCGTGACGCTCGATGATGGGACCAAGGTTGCGGCCAAGCAGAAGATCGACGGCGGACCTTCGGTGCTGTTCGACGCGGTGGCCATCGTCGTCTCGGCCGACGGCGCGGCGCTGCTTGCCGATGACGCCGCCACGCAGGACTTCGTGCGCGATGCCTTTGGCCATTGCAAATATATCGGCCTCACGCTCGATGCGCAGCCGATCTTTGCCAATGCCGGCATCCTCGAGAAGCTCGACGATGCCTGTATCGAGCTTGGCGCAGCCAAGGATGCCACGGCCTTCGTCGATACGATCGCGGCGCTGCGCTTTTGGCCCCGCGAACTCAAGGTCGACCTGGATGCCAAATGA
- a CDS encoding histidine kinase (PFAM: response regulator receiver; ATP-binding region, ATPase domain protein domain protein; histidine kinase A domain protein domain protein~KEGG: atc:AGR_L_1617 hypothetical protein) codes for MRDWQPAEVALIEEVAARVWDAVERANAVDDLRALNADLERRIAAAVAEREKAEEALRQSQKMEAVGQLTGGIAHDFNNLLTIVTGNIDMASRALEAAGVNDPRARRALDNAMKGGERAAALTHRLLAFSRRQPLAPKPTDADRLVAGMSDLLGRSLGETVSLEIVTSPGLWRIEADQNQLENAILNLALNARDAMPQGGTLTIETANARLGDEYSAQHAEVAPGQYVVIAVTDTGEGMTRETLARVFEPFFTTKEVGRGTGLGLSQVYGFTKQSGGHVKIYSEENQGTTVKIYLPRLVSDGEVEPAAEQVTDLETSPRRETILAVEDDDDVRAYTVECLRELGYRVLEAHDGPSALALMERQGTSVDLLFTDVVMPGMSGRELADELRRRQPDLRVLYTSGYTRNAITHGGRLDEGVEMIAKPFTYQALAMKLRDMLEAGRTKRVLVVDHDPMVRALVAESLAGVDYTADEAATAAEALMTVRAAQGRFDAVVLDLALPDKPGDLVAAELRALHADLPILIAADAGAEALAARFAEDRCIAVIAKPYTGGLLKEALADLGMRCAVGDTGQ; via the coding sequence GTGCGCGATTGGCAACCTGCGGAAGTCGCGCTCATCGAGGAAGTGGCCGCGCGGGTGTGGGACGCAGTCGAGCGGGCCAATGCGGTCGACGACCTGCGCGCGCTCAATGCCGATCTGGAACGCCGGATCGCGGCGGCCGTGGCCGAGCGTGAGAAAGCCGAAGAGGCCTTGCGGCAAAGCCAGAAGATGGAAGCGGTCGGCCAGCTCACCGGCGGGATCGCGCATGATTTCAACAATCTGCTGACCATCGTCACTGGCAATATCGACATGGCCAGCCGGGCACTCGAGGCGGCGGGCGTCAACGATCCGCGCGCGCGCCGCGCGCTCGACAATGCGATGAAGGGCGGCGAACGCGCGGCGGCGCTCACGCACCGGCTGCTCGCTTTCTCGCGCCGCCAGCCGCTGGCGCCTAAGCCGACCGATGCCGATCGGCTGGTCGCGGGCATGTCTGATCTCCTCGGTCGTTCGCTGGGCGAGACGGTCAGCCTCGAGATCGTTACCTCGCCGGGGCTCTGGCGGATCGAGGCCGACCAGAACCAGCTTGAAAATGCGATCCTCAATCTGGCCCTCAATGCGCGCGACGCGATGCCCCAGGGCGGAACGCTGACGATCGAGACGGCCAATGCCCGGCTGGGGGACGAATATAGCGCGCAGCATGCCGAGGTGGCGCCTGGCCAATATGTGGTGATCGCGGTGACCGATACCGGTGAAGGTATGACCCGCGAGACGCTGGCCCGGGTGTTCGAACCCTTTTTCACCACCAAGGAGGTGGGCCGCGGCACGGGCCTGGGACTCTCGCAGGTCTACGGCTTCACCAAGCAGTCGGGCGGACATGTGAAGATTTATTCGGAGGAGAATCAGGGCACCACCGTCAAGATTTACCTGCCGCGCCTCGTTAGCGATGGCGAAGTGGAGCCGGCCGCGGAGCAGGTGACCGACCTGGAGACCAGCCCGCGCCGGGAGACCATCCTTGCTGTCGAGGATGATGACGATGTACGCGCCTATACGGTCGAGTGCCTGCGCGAACTCGGTTACCGGGTGCTCGAAGCCCATGACGGGCCCTCGGCGCTCGCGCTGATGGAGCGGCAGGGAACTTCGGTGGACCTGCTGTTCACCGATGTGGTCATGCCCGGCATGTCGGGCCGCGAGCTCGCGGACGAGCTGCGGCGACGCCAGCCCGATCTGCGCGTGCTCTACACCTCGGGCTATACGCGCAACGCCATCACCCATGGCGGACGGCTGGACGAAGGCGTGGAGATGATCGCCAAGCCTTTCACCTACCAGGCCTTGGCCATGAAATTGCGGGACATGCTAGAGGCTGGCCGCACCAAGCGCGTGCTGGTGGTCGACCACGATCCGATGGTGCGGGCGCTGGTGGCCGAATCCTTGGCCGGGGTCGACTATACCGCCGACGAAGCCGCGACGGCGGCCGAGGCCTTGATGACGGTCCGGGCGGCACAGGGGCGCTTCGATGCCGTGGTGCTGGATCTCGCACTCCCCGACAAGCCGGGCGACCTTGTGGCGGCCGAATTGCGGGCGCTTCATGCCGATCTACCGATTCTGATCGCAGCGGACGCAGGCGCCGAGGCGCTCGCGGCGCGGTTCGCCGAGGATCGCTGCATCGCCGTCATCGCCAAACCCTATACCGGCGGTCTGCTCAAGGAAGCGCTGGCCGATCTGGGGATGCGATGCGCGGTCGGGGACACGGGGCAATAG
- a CDS encoding Ferritin, Dps family protein (PFAM: Ferritin, Dps family protein~KEGG: ajs:Ajs_0378 ferritin, Dps family protein), whose protein sequence is MGKATEGHIDIGIDEKDRAAIAEGLSRLLADTYTLYLTTHNFHWNVTGPMFNTLHDMFMVQYTELWNSVDLIAERIRSLGHKAPGSYAQFSELASIDDAPADPPKALDMVAILVRGHEAVARTARSIFPLADKASDEPTADLLTQRLAVHEKTAWMLRSLLQN, encoded by the coding sequence ATGGGCAAAGCCACCGAAGGGCATATCGATATCGGCATCGACGAGAAGGACCGCGCGGCCATCGCCGAAGGTCTCTCCCGCCTCTTGGCCGATACCTATACGCTCTATCTCACCACCCACAATTTCCATTGGAACGTGACGGGTCCGATGTTCAACACGCTCCATGACATGTTCATGGTGCAATATACCGAGCTGTGGAACTCGGTCGATCTCATTGCCGAGCGCATCCGCTCGCTGGGACACAAGGCGCCGGGCTCCTACGCGCAGTTCAGCGAACTGGCCTCGATCGACGATGCGCCCGCCGATCCGCCCAAGGCGCTCGACATGGTCGCCATCCTGGTAAGGGGTCACGAAGCGGTTGCGCGCACCGCGCGCTCGATCTTCCCGCTGGCGGACAAGGCGAGCGACGAGCCGACCGCCGATCTTTTGACCCAGCGCCTGGCCGTGCACGAAAAGACCGCCTGGATGCTGCGCTCGCTGCTGCAGAACTGA
- a CDS encoding Antirestriction protein (PFAM: Antirestriction protein~KEGG: mes:Meso_4600 antirestriction protein), whose protein sequence is MTDTLPAIADAPCNAATPVPDARRGTFLPALFGRRHFFKGETLVYSFLQWLSADYGGGYWQFMEQAGHPLYLVPAGRPAYRICCNSNRYEGTVSADAAGIIATLFAFSHLSFEVEDDHIAEAFHRLRDYAGDHPEAAKIFGAID, encoded by the coding sequence ATGACAGACACTCTTCCCGCCATCGCCGATGCCCCCTGCAACGCCGCAACCCCCGTGCCCGACGCGCGGCGCGGCACATTCCTCCCTGCGCTTTTTGGCCGCCGTCATTTCTTCAAGGGCGAGACGCTGGTCTATTCCTTCCTGCAGTGGCTCTCGGCCGATTATGGCGGCGGCTACTGGCAGTTCATGGAACAGGCGGGGCACCCGCTCTATCTCGTCCCCGCCGGACGACCGGCCTATCGCATCTGCTGCAACAGCAACCGCTATGAGGGCACCGTCTCCGCCGACGCTGCGGGCATCATCGCCACGCTCTTCGCCTTCTCGCACCTCTCCTTCGAGGTCGAAGACGATCATATCGCCGAGGCCTTCCACCGCCTGCGCGACTATGCCGGCGATCATCCCGAGGCCGCGAAAATCTTCGGCGCGATCGACTAG
- a CDS encoding Citrate transporter (PFAM: sodium/sulphate symporter; Citrate transporter~KEGG: nar:Saro_1498 di- and tricarboxylate transporters-like) → MTIDQILTLLVLVGVVGVMIWDRLRADVVALAGAAILLMTGVVRPVDVQGAFASPAIIALASLFVIAYALELSGLLDRAIELGVGLCRRLGAKGVWLLLSMIGGLSCFLNSTPIVVLGAPVIRDIARTLGQSPKRYLMPLSYITVLTGCCTLVGTSTNLLVDDMASIAGQARFGIFEITPVGLPIALVGGLYLYFVSGRLLRAHESDERDREPGPLEPVHIGNAQVGDATLFAQKRPFQPLKAAMAFAIFAGAIALAAFGVAPIAATALSGAVLLILLRVISADEAYGGLRPEILILIAGMVVIGIAMESSGLAGEASEFLISSVHGLSPLVALIVLYLATMVLTELLSNATVAVLVTPVAVALADSLGVSPRPFLVGVMMAASAAFANPFGYQTNVIVYQMAGYRYMDFVRVGLPLNLLTAIVAILAIQAFFPF, encoded by the coding sequence ATGACGATCGATCAAATTCTCACCTTGCTCGTGCTGGTCGGCGTGGTCGGCGTGATGATCTGGGACCGGCTGCGTGCCGACGTCGTGGCGCTTGCCGGCGCGGCGATCCTCCTCATGACCGGGGTGGTGCGACCGGTCGACGTGCAGGGCGCTTTCGCCAGTCCCGCCATCATCGCCCTCGCCTCGCTGTTCGTCATTGCCTATGCGCTGGAACTCTCGGGCCTGCTCGACCGCGCGATCGAACTCGGCGTCGGTCTCTGCCGGCGCCTGGGCGCCAAGGGGGTGTGGCTGCTCCTCTCGATGATCGGCGGCCTCTCCTGTTTTCTCAATTCCACGCCGATCGTGGTGCTGGGCGCGCCGGTGATCCGCGATATCGCCCGCACCCTGGGACAGTCGCCCAAGCGCTATCTGATGCCGCTCTCCTACATCACCGTGCTCACCGGCTGCTGCACGCTGGTGGGCACCTCGACGAACCTCCTCGTCGACGACATGGCGAGCATTGCCGGACAGGCGCGCTTCGGCATTTTCGAGATCACGCCCGTGGGCCTGCCGATCGCCCTGGTCGGCGGGCTCTATCTCTATTTCGTGAGCGGTCGGCTGCTGCGGGCGCATGAGAGCGACGAGCGGGACCGCGAGCCCGGACCGCTCGAACCCGTCCATATCGGCAATGCCCAGGTCGGCGACGCGACGCTGTTCGCGCAAAAGCGCCCGTTCCAACCGCTCAAGGCCGCGATGGCCTTTGCGATCTTTGCCGGCGCGATCGCGCTGGCGGCGTTCGGGGTCGCGCCGATCGCGGCGACGGCGCTGAGCGGCGCGGTCCTCCTGATCCTGCTGCGCGTGATCAGCGCCGACGAGGCCTATGGCGGACTGCGTCCGGAAATCCTGATCCTCATCGCGGGCATGGTGGTGATCGGCATCGCCATGGAATCGAGCGGGCTGGCGGGCGAGGCCTCGGAGTTCCTGATTTCCAGCGTCCACGGGCTGAGCCCGCTCGTCGCGCTGATCGTCCTCTACCTCGCCACGATGGTGCTGACCGAGCTTCTCTCCAACGCGACCGTGGCGGTGCTCGTGACGCCTGTCGCCGTGGCGCTCGCCGACAGTCTCGGCGTCAGCCCGCGTCCGTTTCTCGTCGGGGTCATGATGGCCGCGAGCGCCGCTTTCGCGAACCCCTTCGGCTACCAGACCAATGTCATCGTCTACCAGATGGCGGGCTATCGCTATATGGACTTCGTCCGGGTTGGCCTGCCGCTCAACCTCCTCACCGCGATCGTGGCGATCCTCGCGATCCAGGCCTTTTTTCCGTTCTGA
- a CDS encoding conserved hypothetical protein (KEGG: jan:Jann_1896 hypothetical protein) produces the protein MQAWIAALSTYSATRETILQHRFLADVGGELWRRGEFDFSVSHSEVDNSGYDLIIEARGIMRHVQLKAMHGQARRRSFDIQTRLGAKPNGCAVLIRHDARSLAVEAYRWFGAPPGQGLPPLGEKVTRHAKGDALGHKADRPALREVPLARFAPVSDIAALVDLMFGPSSEAV, from the coding sequence ATGCAGGCGTGGATCGCCGCGCTCTCGACCTATTCCGCGACACGCGAGACGATCCTCCAGCATCGATTTCTCGCCGATGTCGGCGGCGAGCTATGGCGCCGCGGCGAGTTCGATTTTTCGGTCTCGCACAGCGAGGTCGACAATAGCGGCTATGACCTCATCATCGAGGCGCGCGGCATAATGCGGCATGTCCAGCTCAAGGCGATGCATGGACAGGCCAGGCGGCGCAGCTTCGACATTCAGACGCGGCTGGGCGCCAAGCCCAATGGCTGCGCCGTGCTGATCCGGCATGATGCGCGCAGCCTCGCGGTCGAGGCCTATCGCTGGTTCGGCGCACCGCCCGGCCAAGGCCTGCCACCTTTGGGGGAGAAGGTCACCCGCCATGCCAAGGGCGATGCGCTCGGCCATAAGGCGGACCGGCCGGCGCTGCGCGAAGTGCCGCTCGCGCGCTTTGCGCCCGTCAGCGATATCGCTGCGCTGGTGGATCTGATGTTCGGGCCATCGTCTGAAGCGGTCTAG
- a CDS encoding Ankyrin (PFAM: Ankyrin~KEGG: pau:PA14_61020 ankyrin-like protein) — MPNEAGDLPPLPSPERLRELMFDAARLGRTDVLPALLHAGCAVEAKDKRGYTPLILAAYHGQDEAVALLLDHGADPEAGDAARGNTALMGAAFKGFTSVARLLLERGADAEATNKAGQTALMLAALFDRREIADLLLARGADPERCDAAGNSALSVARDQNNAAMAEHLRGACPASRPGSRRAESAIPAS, encoded by the coding sequence ATGCCAAATGAGGCCGGCGATCTGCCGCCCCTGCCCTCGCCCGAGCGGCTGCGCGAACTGATGTTCGATGCGGCGAGGTTGGGGCGGACGGACGTGCTACCGGCCCTGCTGCATGCGGGCTGCGCGGTCGAGGCAAAGGATAAGCGGGGCTATACCCCGCTCATCCTGGCGGCCTATCATGGGCAGGACGAGGCCGTCGCGCTGCTGCTCGATCACGGCGCCGATCCCGAGGCGGGCGATGCCGCGCGCGGCAATACCGCGCTGATGGGCGCTGCGTTCAAGGGCTTCACATCGGTCGCGAGGCTGCTTCTCGAGCGCGGAGCAGACGCCGAGGCGACCAACAAGGCCGGCCAGACCGCCCTCATGCTGGCCGCACTGTTCGACCGGCGAGAGATCGCCGATCTCCTGCTCGCACGGGGCGCGGACCCCGAGCGGTGCGACGCCGCGGGCAACTCGGCACTGTCGGTGGCGCGCGACCAGAACAACGCCGCCATGGCCGAACATTTGCGCGGCGCCTGTCCTGCATCTCGGCCTGGGAGCCGGCGGGCAGAAAGCGCCATTCCTGCATCGTAG
- a CDS encoding hypothetical protein (KEGG: mes:Meso_4596 hypothetical protein) yields MSYDVAFRHQQALDPSALSSVTTTLHAIGAAITDCRNAGKDAEIDPAVILLIRHLSQVCEARPPSTLLRRECMDAIAEIRRHPVLKTLAYRGVAYDEPAKRLFHSEGRIAMRRLAEALDLSEGSFDVRSNKGGVAVSGEITLHGEDIWVQLSLGLMGPDREILYRRVHGRSDHIGERNHYASIRDLMAPDRFARKIRRDLNLTPTTRSDGRLFA; encoded by the coding sequence ATGAGCTACGATGTTGCGTTTCGCCACCAGCAGGCCCTCGACCCGAGCGCGCTCTCGAGTGTCACCACCACATTGCACGCGATCGGCGCCGCTATCACCGACTGCCGCAACGCCGGCAAGGATGCTGAGATCGACCCTGCGGTCATCCTCCTCATCCGTCACCTCTCGCAGGTGTGCGAAGCCCGGCCGCCCAGCACCCTCCTGCGCCGCGAATGCATGGATGCGATCGCTGAGATCCGGCGGCATCCCGTGCTCAAGACGCTCGCCTATCGCGGCGTTGCCTATGACGAGCCCGCCAAGCGCCTCTTTCACAGCGAGGGACGGATCGCGATGCGGCGGCTCGCCGAGGCCCTGGATCTGTCCGAGGGCAGCTTTGATGTCCGCTCCAACAAGGGCGGCGTCGCTGTCTCCGGCGAAATCACGCTCCACGGCGAGGACATCTGGGTCCAGCTCAGCCTGGGCCTCATGGGACCGGACCGCGAGATCCTCTACCGGCGCGTCCACGGCCGGAGCGACCATATCGGCGAGCGCAACCATTACGCCTCGATCCGCGACCTCATGGCCCCCGATCGCTTCGCCCGGAAGATCCGCCGGGATCTCAATCTGACGCCCACCACCCGCTCGGATGGCCGACTGTTCGCCTGA
- a CDS encoding hypothetical protein (KEGG: nha:Nham_4663 hypothetical protein) has product MTAIPTDRSSALAALDRLVPLALSDTGQARRVARFLMAWWNGPELGDFAVADLFALDTAVARDIAAILGFLAEHPGALYIDALGYGDEMQAIIARWHAPQAANAA; this is encoded by the coding sequence ATGACAGCGATTCCCACCGACCGCAGCAGCGCGCTGGCCGCGCTCGACCGGCTCGTTCCCCTCGCCCTGTCCGATACCGGGCAGGCGCGGCGCGTCGCCCGTTTTCTCATGGCCTGGTGGAACGGGCCCGAGCTCGGCGATTTCGCGGTCGCCGACCTGTTCGCGCTCGACACGGCCGTGGCGCGCGACATCGCGGCGATCCTGGGCTTTCTCGCCGAGCATCCAGGCGCCCTCTATATCGATGCGCTCGGCTATGGCGACGAGATGCAGGCGATCATCGCGCGCTGGCACGCGCCGCAGGCCGCGAACGCGGCCTAG